One Sphingomicrobium marinum genomic window carries:
- a CDS encoding endonuclease/exonuclease/phosphatase family protein, translated as MQLTVTSFNIRKAIGTDRKRNPQRILDVLSEIGPDIIALQEADKRVGTRGAAVPHHLIDKHGEWQAIDFDVSHPKLLDLIPEHDLTRPLLERLDTRNLGWHGNALLVRRGIDIMHAQALDLPTLEPRGAVMAELDTAAGPVRAIGMHLDLSGLYRLRQVEAIIAAIKARDPMPTVIMGDTNEWSTGSNCLDAFLPRFRTCPVLPTYHSRRPVASLDRIFIDEAIDIEDHGVHRSALAHAASDHLPIWARIRL; from the coding sequence GTGCAGCTTACCGTGACCTCCTTCAATATTCGCAAGGCGATCGGCACCGATCGCAAGCGCAACCCGCAGCGTATCCTCGATGTGCTGTCCGAGATCGGCCCTGACATCATCGCGCTGCAGGAAGCCGACAAGCGGGTGGGCACCCGCGGCGCGGCGGTGCCGCACCACCTGATCGACAAACATGGCGAATGGCAGGCGATCGATTTCGACGTAAGCCATCCCAAATTGCTCGATCTTATCCCCGAGCACGATCTGACGCGGCCGCTGCTGGAGCGGCTCGATACGCGCAATCTGGGATGGCACGGCAACGCATTGCTGGTGCGCCGCGGGATCGACATCATGCACGCGCAGGCGCTCGATCTTCCGACGCTCGAGCCGCGCGGCGCGGTGATGGCTGAACTCGACACGGCGGCGGGGCCGGTGCGCGCGATCGGCATGCATCTTGATCTCAGCGGGCTGTATCGCTTGCGCCAGGTCGAGGCGATCATTGCTGCGATCAAGGCACGCGATCCGATGCCCACCGTCATCATGGGCGATACCAACGAATGGTCGACGGGGTCGAATTGCCTCGATGCCTTCCTGCCTCGGTTTCGCACATGTCCGGTGCTGCCGACCTACCACAGCCGCCGACCCGTCGCCTCGCTCGACCGCATTTTCATCGATGAGGCGATCGATATCGAAGATCATGGCGTCCACCGCAGCGCGCTTGCCCATGCCGCGAGCGATCACCTGCCCATCTGGGCGAGAATCAGGCTCTAG